The stretch of DNA GGGGCGTAGCCGTCGGCGGTGCTGAGGGCCGGTGGGCCTCAACGCCGGGCGTGGCGGACCCTCAGCCGTCCGTACCCCATGGTCCCGAGGATCCGTATCGTCGGGCCGCCGGGGACGGGACGACGGGGCGACTTGTAGTGCGTGTCCTTCCACACGGTGCGCAGACCTTCGAGTTCGACGGTCGCGCCGCGGGGCACCGTGATCTTGGCCCTGCCGGTGCCGAGCCGCAGCTCGATGTCGACCACGGGCTGGTCGAGGAGGGCACGGGACAAGTCCAGGTGCACCCTTCCGAACGCGGACTCGACCCTGAGGAATCGAGGTACGCGCCATGCGCCGCCCCGCTTGATGCGTCCACTGACGGCGGCGATGGTGGACGCTGTGTCCACCTTCCCCTCCGCCCCGGCCGGCCCCTCAGCCTTCGCCGCCTCATCCTCCGGGAGCGAGGCGAGTACGGGGTCCAACTCGCTGTGTCGCGTGGCGGCGAGCACTTGGTGGAGGTGTTCGTCCATCTTGTCGTGCGAGATGTGCCCTCCCGCGTACGCCTCCTGCACGCGCCGCACGGCCGTGTCCCTGGCGTCCTCAGTGAGCCGTGGCGGTTGGTCCCTCGACGGAGAAGTCACCGTCGCACTCTAGTGCCGGGCGATGCCTTGAGGGCCGTACGGTGTGGTGCTGTACGTACGGTACTGGGACTCGCTGGTGCGGGCGTCCAAGGGCACGGGCGGGAGCGGCAGTTGGGACGCGGTGCGTGACACGTCGTACGTCGCGACGCTCCACCGGAACCGGAACCGGAACCGGCACGGGCACCGGGCTTATGCGGTTTCGGTTTTGGTTCCGGTCTCGGGGTGGGGGCGGGGAGGCAGGCCGACCAACGCCGCTGCCAGGTCGGAGGGGTCGGCGGCAGGTCCGAGCCACTCGCAGATGAGCACGGTGGCATCGTCCTGCAACTGGCCGTCGTGATATTCGAGGACGGCGTGGACCAGGCGGCGCAAGGTCTCGGGTACCGGCAGCCCGTCCGCGTGCCGGCGGATGAGGAAGTCGGTGAAACGGCGCAGCCCGAACTCCTGGCCATCGGCCCCACGGGCCTCGGTGATGCCGTCGGTGTAGAACACGATCCGGTCTCCGGGCTCCAGTTGGGCGTGGAAGAGCGTCGTGGGCAGTCCGAGCGCGGTGCCCATCGGGTGCGCGGGCCG from Streptomyces tsukubensis encodes:
- a CDS encoding DUF1707 SHOCT-like domain-containing protein, which codes for MTSPSRDQPPRLTEDARDTAVRRVQEAYAGGHISHDKMDEHLHQVLAATRHSELDPVLASLPEDEAAKAEGPAGAEGKVDTASTIAAVSGRIKRGGAWRVPRFLRVESAFGRVHLDLSRALLDQPVVDIELRLGTGRAKITVPRGATVELEGLRTVWKDTHYKSPRRPVPGGPTIRILGTMGYGRLRVRHARR